A region of the Montipora foliosa isolate CH-2021 chromosome 8, ASM3666993v2, whole genome shotgun sequence genome:
AAAGCGGCTTTTCTCGTATCCAGCGGAAGTGACAAGTCTTTCAGTGACAAGAGAAGAGTCGGCTAAAAGCGCTAACCTAGAGTCcagtcaaaaacaaaaacaaattgatttatCGAGCATCGATGAAAACAGCCATGAAATCGCCGCGGGGCAAACACCGACAAACATCTACGAATGTCAAGATTGCAGAAAAAGTTACTCGTCTGTCACTTCTTTACTTCGTCACCAGCAATACAACTGCCATCCACACCACAAGCGGCCTTTCCATTGCAAATATTGTGAGAAACTCTACGTGTCGCTCGGAGCACTTAAAATGCACATCCGAACACACACACTTCCATGCAAGTGCAAAATTTGCGGCAAGGCCTTCAGCCGACCTTGGCTACTCCAGGGACATATCAGAACACACACCGGGGAGAAGCCTTACAAATGCCCGAACTGCCAGCGAGCTTTCGCCGACAGATCCAACCTCCGCGCGCACCTACAAACTCATTCGGAAGTCAAAAAATACTCTTGCGGCCTCTGCACAAAATCTTTTTCAAGAATGTCGCTGTTACTGAAGCATGAAGGCAGCGGATGCCCTGGAAATGGCCCTTGAAGCTTCAGCACAAAGTCATTAAGTTATTCCAGTACTTTCGATTCGTCATCGAAGCGAAACTTCGGCTTGTCAAAGTATAAACGTTTTTCAATTCTGCCGTAATAAGTTTTTGTTGTGACACATATTTTTGTTGAAACGCGCGCGTGAAGAAAAATTAACAGTGAAAATGCGAGCATGAGTATGTTCAATTTAAGACTGTAAGCTGAGGGAAGTGTTGGTTGGAAAGCATGGCGATACATGTTTTTCAAAGATAGCAAAATAATCAAAAGATGCAATCGAACAATTTACCATGACAACTAGTCTTACAATACTCAGCCTTACCAAGGAATTTACATGCCTCTTCTAACGCAGACGATTTGGACGTTAAAAGCGTTCCCGGAAAGTTAATCTGGCGGTGTTTTTTCGATAGAAGCTCGTTTATATCATACCTAGAGAGAGTCGGAATAAATAGCTAATTTACATTGACGAATTAGTCCACTGTACAAAGTAGATtgcttcaaaataaaaaataaaaaaatggtgaTACGGTCCACACAATCTATCTCCGCCTCTCAGCACAAAAGACACCGCTCTAATCATGCAGATATTAAACCGCGCCAAACACCTGTCGGCTTCGCTCGAGATTAACCTCGAAGTAAGGAAATTCCATTACAGCAGCTGAAATGCAGATTTGGAAGATAGATCAGAACTCGCGCATGATAAATTCACTTGATAAACAATTTATAAAGCTACAAGAGATGAAATTTTAAATCACCTGCTGAAGCTCTAAGTGATCGAAGAAACAATATAAAAAACTGCTCAGCTGGACCTCTTTTTCTGAATCGATGTAAATTTTATTACCATTCGAGGAGGATACAAATTGCAACACGGTGTTTTTGAATGACTGATAACTGCAAAGAGTTCGgaagagaaaaacaacaaagaatacaaaGAAATTTGGCTCAGGGCTTTAGCTCTTCCTGTTAATGAAAACAAAGGGTCCATTTAACGATTGAAGTCCACAAATCAGCCAATGAAAGGAAGCCGTCAACCAGTCAAAGGGAAGTTCATTTGTAATCACAATTAAACCAGATTCCATGAGTATACTATTTATTGAACGCAGACAAACGTTTATTCTATTTACTAAAATTGGCGTCCTTCGAGAAACTTCTTTGTTAGATTGTGGAAAGCGCCACATACGATAACTTTCTGAGCTTTCAAGGGAAAACTGGACATTGCCAAAGAACGACAGCGAACACGAAAGCAATCTCGTGTTAACTGAAAATGCTTACTCCGCACAACATACGAAGagtattttttcgttttatcGCACAAAACCTGCCATTTATGAAGTGAAATGTATTCAACATTGAACCCTAAGCAATATCTTGCTATTGACGAGTGTCTTTTATGACTAAATGCCATCACGTTCCAAGTTCGACTTCAAACCCGACGACACAAACCCGAAATTAACCTTATGCATCCGGGTTATTTTAGCAATAAAGAATTCCAAATCACCTGTTACGACATAAATAATTTC
Encoded here:
- the LOC138012420 gene encoding zinc finger protein SNAI2-like; the encoded protein is MPKAFLVKKKTDKIKRVPSNFIPAIPVIGYTRDFQHPDTQSTKQAGVAYQIPAEICWQKRLFSYPAEVTSLSVTREESAKSANLESSQKQKQIDLSSIDENSHEIAAGQTPTNIYECQDCRKSYSSVTSLLRHQQYNCHPHHKRPFHCKYCEKLYVSLGALKMHIRTHTLPCKCKICGKAFSRPWLLQGHIRTHTGEKPYKCPNCQRAFADRSNLRAHLQTHSEVKKYSCGLCTKSFSRMSLLLKHEGSGCPGNGP